From Rhodococcus antarcticus, the proteins below share one genomic window:
- the nudC gene encoding NAD(+) diphosphatase: protein MSARFVLDREPSLSRSTVVRDELLRVDPERLTAGWAHAQVLRVDPAGRVAAKDGRLVLESASTTGAAPAKDAVLLGEDGDTPVWAVPTPELEVLEGEQAVDLRSGGALLDDTGAGLLTTAAALLAWHAMARFCTVCGGRTKPVSSGWARRCAQCGREEYPRTDPAVICLVHDGADQVLLGRQPTWPVGRFSVLAGFVEAGESLEDCVEREVGEEVGAAVTDIHYLGSQPWPFPRSIMLGFEATADAAAPVVPRDGEIAEARWFTKDDVREALARGEWTGNPDDPGEEVPLLLPGSISIARVMLESWVG from the coding sequence GTGAGCGCACGGTTCGTCCTGGACCGCGAGCCGAGCCTGTCCCGCTCCACGGTGGTCCGCGACGAGCTCCTGCGGGTGGACCCGGAGCGTCTGACCGCGGGCTGGGCGCACGCGCAGGTGCTGCGGGTCGACCCGGCCGGACGGGTCGCGGCGAAGGACGGCCGGCTGGTGCTGGAGTCGGCGTCGACCACGGGCGCGGCGCCGGCCAAGGACGCCGTGCTGCTCGGCGAGGACGGCGACACCCCGGTGTGGGCGGTGCCCACCCCCGAGCTGGAGGTGCTCGAGGGCGAGCAGGCCGTGGACCTGCGCTCGGGCGGCGCGCTGCTCGACGACACCGGTGCCGGTCTGCTCACCACGGCAGCGGCCCTGCTCGCCTGGCACGCCATGGCCCGGTTCTGCACCGTCTGCGGGGGCCGCACCAAGCCGGTGAGCTCCGGCTGGGCGCGACGCTGCGCCCAGTGCGGGCGCGAGGAGTACCCGCGCACCGACCCGGCCGTGATCTGCCTGGTGCACGACGGCGCCGACCAGGTCCTGCTCGGCCGCCAGCCGACGTGGCCGGTGGGCCGGTTCTCCGTGCTCGCGGGATTCGTCGAGGCGGGGGAGTCGCTGGAGGACTGCGTGGAGCGCGAGGTGGGCGAGGAGGTCGGCGCCGCCGTCACCGACATCCACTACCTGGGCAGCCAGCCGTGGCCGTTCCCGCGCTCGATCATGCTGGGCTTCGAGGCCACGGCCGACGCCGCCGCCCCGGTCGTCCCCCGCGACGGTGAGATCGCCGAGGCCCGCTGGTTCACCAAGGACGACGTCCGCGAGGCACTGGCCCGGGGGGAGTGGACGGGCAACCCCGACGACCCCGGCGAGGAGGTCCCCCTGCTGCTGCCCGGGTCGATCTCCATCGCACGGGTCATGCTCGAGTCCTGGGTCGGCTGA
- a CDS encoding mycoredoxin, protein MADFTMYSTGWCGFCARLKSQLAQAGITYTDVDIEGDPDAASFVESVNNGNQVVPTLRFADGSTATNPSLAQVQAKLAA, encoded by the coding sequence ATGGCTGACTTCACGATGTACTCGACCGGCTGGTGCGGATTCTGCGCGCGCCTCAAGTCCCAGCTCGCGCAGGCGGGCATCACCTACACCGACGTCGACATCGAGGGCGACCCCGACGCCGCCTCGTTCGTCGAGAGCGTGAACAACGGCAACCAGGTTGTGCCGACGCTGCGCTTCGCCGACGGATCGACCGCGACGAACCCGAGCCTCGCGCAGGTGCAGGCCAAGCTCGCCGCCTGA
- a CDS encoding M16 family metallopeptidase — protein sequence MSRTATEPASRTAAEPASRTAAEPASRTAAQIATTETGPRELPPLGTQSAGAELVSSDAVLENGLRVLVVQRATVPVVEARLVVPFAEPQGFTTGAPHVGTAEVLAATLLAGTARRDRLALDTELAAVGAEVGASVDPERLVVGGSVLAEGLPVLLDVLADVLTGATHPTEEVDSERDRLVERLEVARSQPGVLAREAVLRRSLAGHPSAHEVPEVDEVTVVTAEDVRALHARAVVPRGALLVLVGDVEPEAVLEQVRTALAGWTSEHSATVLSPWPTITPAPTLLVDRAGAVQSQIRLVAQGVSRSDAGYPAAQLANLVLGGYFSSRLMENVREDKGYTYGASSGLDASQAGQVLTVELDTSRETTAAALMETVYELSRVVLVPPTDAEISSARQYAIGALSISLATQSGLASTLSRLVPLGLEPSWVREHPARLAATTDDEVRAAAARMFGPGRFTGIVQGDAAVLSDVLVALGGVAV from the coding sequence ATGAGCCGCACCGCCACCGAGCCCGCGAGCCGCACCGCGGCCGAGCCCGCCAGCCGCACCGCGGCCGAGCCCGCCAGCCGCACCGCGGCGCAGATCGCCACCACAGAGACGGGGCCGCGAGAGCTCCCCCCGCTCGGTACCCAGAGCGCGGGTGCCGAGCTCGTCAGCTCCGACGCGGTGCTGGAGAACGGGCTGCGCGTGCTCGTGGTGCAGCGCGCCACGGTGCCGGTGGTCGAGGCGCGCCTGGTCGTGCCCTTTGCCGAGCCCCAGGGCTTCACCACCGGCGCCCCGCACGTCGGTACCGCCGAGGTGCTCGCCGCGACCCTGCTGGCCGGCACCGCCCGTCGCGACCGGCTGGCCCTGGACACCGAGCTCGCGGCCGTCGGTGCGGAGGTCGGCGCGTCGGTCGACCCCGAGCGGCTCGTCGTCGGCGGCTCGGTGCTCGCCGAGGGCCTGCCCGTGCTGCTGGACGTCCTCGCCGACGTCCTGACCGGCGCCACCCACCCCACCGAGGAGGTGGACAGCGAGCGCGACCGGCTCGTCGAGCGCCTCGAGGTGGCCCGTTCCCAGCCCGGGGTGCTCGCCCGCGAGGCGGTGCTGCGGCGCAGCCTGGCCGGGCACCCCTCCGCGCACGAGGTGCCCGAGGTCGACGAGGTCACGGTGGTCACGGCCGAGGACGTCCGCGCCCTGCACGCCCGCGCCGTGGTGCCGCGCGGCGCCCTGCTCGTGCTCGTCGGTGACGTGGAGCCCGAGGCCGTGCTGGAGCAGGTGCGCACCGCGCTCGCGGGCTGGACCAGCGAGCACTCCGCCACCGTCCTCTCCCCGTGGCCGACCATCACCCCGGCCCCGACGCTGCTGGTCGACCGCGCCGGCGCGGTGCAGTCGCAGATCAGGCTCGTCGCCCAGGGCGTGTCCCGCAGCGATGCCGGCTACCCGGCCGCGCAGCTGGCGAACCTGGTGCTCGGCGGGTACTTCTCCTCGCGGCTGATGGAGAACGTGCGCGAGGACAAGGGCTACACCTACGGGGCGTCCTCGGGCCTCGACGCGAGCCAGGCGGGGCAGGTCCTCACCGTCGAGCTCGACACGTCGCGGGAGACCACCGCGGCAGCGCTGATGGAGACCGTCTACGAGCTCTCCCGGGTGGTGCTCGTGCCGCCCACCGACGCCGAGATCAGCTCGGCGCGGCAGTACGCCATCGGCGCGCTGTCCATCTCGCTGGCCACCCAGAGCGGGCTGGCCAGCACCCTGTCGCGGCTCGTCCCGCTGGGCCTGGAGCCGAGCTGGGTCCGCGAGCACCCCGCGCGGCTCGCGGCGACCACCGACGACGAGGTGCGGGCCGCCGCCGCCCGGATGTTCGGCCCCGGTCGGTTCACCGGCATCGTCCAGGGTGACGCCGCGGTGCTCTCGGACGTGCTGGTCGCCCTCGGCGGGGTGGCGGTGTGA
- a CDS encoding dTDP-4-dehydrorhamnose 3,5-epimerase family protein codes for MAELTIVPFTAERTEVEGLWVLTMKQVTDDRGTVREFYRESAFVAAGLPSMGPWVQVNLTATSQGAVRGLHGESMTKLVGVAAGEAFGAYVDTRAGSATFGRVVTVALTPGVQVLVPAGVCNGFQPTSEGVTQYLYAFDAEWVPGMAGTALTPLDPELGIAWPIPLDDEDRAQVSAKDAAAPRLADLR; via the coding sequence GTGGCTGAGCTGACGATCGTCCCCTTCACCGCCGAGCGGACCGAGGTCGAGGGCCTGTGGGTCCTCACGATGAAGCAGGTCACCGACGACCGCGGCACCGTGCGCGAGTTCTACCGGGAGTCGGCGTTCGTGGCGGCCGGGCTGCCGTCGATGGGCCCGTGGGTGCAGGTGAACCTCACGGCCACCTCGCAGGGCGCCGTGCGCGGTCTGCACGGGGAGTCGATGACCAAGCTGGTGGGGGTCGCGGCCGGGGAGGCGTTCGGTGCCTACGTCGACACCCGGGCGGGCTCGGCCACCTTCGGCCGCGTGGTCACCGTCGCCCTCACCCCCGGCGTCCAGGTCCTCGTGCCGGCGGGCGTGTGCAACGGTTTCCAGCCCACCAGCGAGGGCGTCACCCAGTACCTGTACGCCTTCGACGCCGAGTGGGTGCCCGGGATGGCCGGTACCGCCCTGACCCCGCTGGACCCCGAGCTGGGCATCGCCTGGCCCATCCCGCTCGACGACGAGGACCGCGCGCAGGTCTCCGCGAAGGACGCGGCCGCCCCGCGGCTGGCCGACCTGCGCTGA